In one Mucilaginibacter sp. PAMB04168 genomic region, the following are encoded:
- a CDS encoding sigma-70 family RNA polymerase sigma factor, giving the protein MTKIEFNTMVLRQASSLRSYALHFTHDADDANDLVQDTMLKAITYYNKFKEGTNLKGWLYTIMKNTFINNYRRFVKMSTFVTKSEEISSANLVFSSTKNQGESKFVMDDIRRALDRLPEDYYVPFTMYFEGHKYHEIADHLTIPIGTVKTRIHVARKLLKKNLKAYDNGVKKPIYAEEE; this is encoded by the coding sequence ATGACAAAGATTGAGTTTAACACCATGGTTCTGCGCCAAGCCAGTTCACTACGTTCATACGCACTGCACTTCACTCATGACGCAGACGATGCTAACGACCTTGTTCAGGATACAATGTTGAAGGCTATAACTTATTACAATAAGTTTAAAGAAGGCACCAACTTAAAAGGATGGTTGTATACCATCATGAAAAACACTTTTATCAATAACTACCGCCGCTTTGTAAAGATGAGCACTTTTGTAACCAAGTCAGAAGAAATCTCATCGGCTAACTTAGTATTCAGTTCAACTAAAAACCAGGGCGAATCTAAATTCGTGATGGATGATATACGCCGTGCTTTAGACCGGTTACCAGAAGATTATTATGTGCCTTTTACCATGTACTTCGAAGGTCATAAATATCATGAAATTGCCGACCACTTAACTATCCCAATAGGTACGGTTAAAACCCGCATCCACGTAGCACGTAAACTTTTAAAGAAAAATCTGAAAGCTTATGATAACGGTGTTAAAAAACCAATCTACGCTGAAGAAGAATAA
- a CDS encoding sterol desaturase family protein, whose translation MTTILSIIIVLLTIAAMEALSWFIHKYLFHGPLWFIHKTHHQERHGWFELNDVFSMGFAALSLWLMWEGHRTFDYRFWIGIGISVYGMIYFIFHDWFIHNRFKSFRTTNKYLLSIRRAHKIHHKSTEKNPSEEFGLLVASKKYFRR comes from the coding sequence ATGACCACCATTCTTTCCATAATCATCGTCCTCTTAACCATAGCCGCTATGGAAGCCTTATCCTGGTTTATACATAAATACCTGTTTCATGGGCCGCTTTGGTTTATACATAAAACCCACCACCAGGAACGCCACGGCTGGTTTGAGCTAAACGATGTTTTTAGTATGGGCTTTGCAGCCTTATCTTTATGGCTGATGTGGGAAGGACACCGGACGTTCGACTACCGCTTTTGGATAGGTATAGGCATAAGTGTGTACGGCATGATCTATTTTATCTTTCACGACTGGTTTATACATAATCGCTTTAAGTCATTTAGAACAACTAATAAATATTTGCTGAGCATCCGCCGTGCTCATAAGATTCATCATAAATCGACAGAGAAAAACCCATCAGAAGAATTTGGTTTACTGGTGGCAAGTAAGAAATATTTCAGAAGGTAG
- the lpdA gene encoding dihydrolipoyl dehydrogenase, with protein sequence MQYDVIVIGSGPGGYVAAIRAAQLGLKTACIEKYSTFGGTCLNVGCIPSKALLDSSEHYHNAAHTFKTHGINLDNLSVDFAQMVNRKNEVVAQTTGGISFLFKKNKITSYQGMGSFKDKNTIVIKKDDGSEEIITGKSVIIATGSKPSSLPFLPIDKKRIITSTEALNLPEVPKHLVLIGGGVIGLELGSVYARLGAKVSVVEYMDAIIPTMDKQLGKELQKSLQKLGMEFYLGHKVTGASVEGEEVTVTFDTPKGEKKELKGDYCLVAVGRVAYTDSLGLENIGITVEERGRKIAVDEHLETSVKGVYAIGDVIRGAMLAHKAEDEGTFVAEIIAGQKPHINYNLIPGVVYTWPEVASVGQTEEQLKEKGVKYKSGSFPFKASGRARASMDIDGFVKVLADAATDEILGMHMIGPRAADMIAEGVVAMEFRASAEDVTRMSHAHPTYTEAIREACLAATENRAIHI encoded by the coding sequence ATGCAATATGATGTTATCGTTATAGGTTCGGGCCCGGGTGGTTATGTGGCTGCCATACGTGCTGCCCAACTGGGTTTAAAAACGGCCTGTATTGAAAAGTACAGCACTTTTGGCGGTACTTGCCTAAACGTAGGCTGTATCCCGTCAAAAGCCCTGCTCGACTCGAGCGAGCACTACCACAATGCGGCGCACACTTTTAAAACCCACGGTATTAACCTGGATAACTTAAGCGTTGATTTTGCCCAGATGGTAAACCGCAAAAATGAAGTAGTTGCACAAACTACCGGCGGTATCTCCTTCCTGTTCAAAAAGAATAAAATTACCTCTTACCAGGGTATGGGTTCTTTTAAAGACAAAAATACCATTGTTATTAAGAAAGATGACGGCAGTGAAGAAATCATTACCGGTAAAAGTGTAATTATAGCCACCGGCTCAAAACCATCGAGCCTGCCGTTTTTGCCTATCGATAAAAAACGCATCATCACCTCAACCGAGGCTTTAAACCTGCCCGAAGTACCTAAGCACCTGGTGCTGATTGGCGGCGGTGTTATTGGTTTGGAATTAGGCTCGGTATATGCCCGTTTAGGCGCCAAGGTATCTGTGGTTGAATACATGGATGCTATCATTCCAACTATGGATAAGCAACTGGGTAAAGAACTGCAAAAAAGCCTGCAAAAGCTGGGTATGGAGTTTTACCTGGGTCACAAAGTTACCGGTGCATCGGTAGAGGGTGAAGAAGTTACCGTAACTTTTGATACCCCTAAAGGCGAAAAGAAAGAGCTGAAAGGCGATTACTGCCTGGTTGCCGTTGGCCGTGTGGCTTATACCGACAGCTTGGGCCTGGAAAATATTGGTATAACTGTAGAAGAGCGCGGTCGTAAAATTGCGGTTGACGAGCATCTGGAAACCTCTGTAAAAGGCGTTTATGCCATTGGCGACGTGATACGCGGTGCTATGCTGGCCCACAAGGCTGAGGATGAAGGTACATTTGTAGCCGAAATTATTGCCGGCCAAAAACCGCACATCAACTACAACCTGATACCAGGTGTGGTTTATACTTGGCCCGAGGTGGCAAGCGTAGGCCAAACCGAGGAGCAACTGAAAGAAAAAGGTGTTAAATATAAATCAGGCTCATTCCCATTCAAAGCCAGCGGCCGGGCACGTGCCAGTATGGATATTGATGGTTTTGTTAAAGTACTGGCCGATGCCGCTACCGACGAGATATTGGGCATGCACATGATTGGTCCGCGTGCGGCCGATATGATAGCCGAAGGCGTAGTAGCCATGGAGTTCCGTGCCAGTGCCGAGGATGTAACCCGCATGAGCCATGCGCACCCAACCTACACCGAAGCCATCCGCGAAGCCTGCTTAGCCGCTACCGAAAACCGGGCTATACATATTTAG
- the murB gene encoding UDP-N-acetylmuramate dehydrogenase produces the protein MLHIQENVSLKKFNTFGIEALARYFVEINHEQDLVELFSDNRWLTVERLVMGGGSNMLLVNDFSGLVIRLNIQGITQQTEGDTVFVETGAGEVWNDLVMYCVERGFAGMENLSLIPGSVGASPIQNIGAYGVELKDVFESCRAFEIVTGQFKTFGKEDCQFGYRESVFKSALRGQYIITSVKFKLSLTPQLNISYGAIEQELANRGITQPTIKDVSQVVSAIRVSKLPDPSTIGNSGSFFKNPVIPAAQFQKLYEQHPAVSYYPAGEGFVKLAAGWLIEQCGWKGKAIGHTGTWKNQALVLVNHGGATGKEVYDLSSQIIDSVYTRFGVMLEREVNIIQ, from the coding sequence ATGCTGCACATTCAGGAAAACGTTTCGCTTAAAAAATTTAACACTTTTGGTATTGAGGCCCTGGCCCGGTATTTTGTGGAAATTAACCACGAGCAGGATCTGGTTGAATTATTTAGCGATAACCGTTGGCTTACAGTTGAACGCCTTGTGATGGGCGGCGGCAGCAATATGTTGCTCGTAAACGATTTTAGCGGACTTGTTATTCGCCTGAACATACAAGGCATTACCCAGCAAACCGAAGGTGATACCGTTTTTGTAGAAACTGGTGCCGGCGAGGTGTGGAACGACCTGGTAATGTATTGTGTAGAGCGTGGCTTTGCCGGCATGGAAAACCTGAGTTTGATACCAGGCTCGGTAGGTGCATCGCCTATTCAAAATATTGGTGCATACGGGGTGGAGTTAAAGGATGTATTTGAAAGCTGTAGGGCCTTTGAGATTGTGACCGGGCAGTTTAAGACATTCGGTAAAGAAGACTGCCAATTTGGTTACCGCGAGAGTGTATTTAAATCGGCCCTCAGGGGGCAGTATATCATCACTTCGGTAAAGTTCAAGCTGTCGCTCACGCCTCAATTAAATATAAGCTATGGAGCCATTGAGCAGGAGCTGGCTAACCGTGGAATCACACAACCAACTATTAAAGACGTATCGCAGGTGGTATCGGCCATACGGGTTTCTAAACTGCCCGACCCGTCTACTATTGGCAATTCCGGAAGCTTCTTTAAAAATCCGGTTATTCCGGCAGCACAATTCCAAAAATTATACGAACAACATCCGGCTGTTTCCTACTACCCCGCAGGAGAAGGCTTTGTGAAACTGGCAGCCGGCTGGCTCATTGAGCAGTGTGGCTGGAAAGGCAAAGCCATTGGCCATACCGGAACCTGGAAGAATCAGGCCCTGGTATTAGTTAACCACGGTGGTGCTACAGGTAAAGAAGTGTATGATCTGTCGTCGCAAATCATAGACAGTGTGTATACCAGGTTTGGTGTAATGCTGGAGCGCGAAGTGAACATTATTCAGTAA
- the crtI gene encoding phytoene desaturase family protein: MNKQQVIVIGAGFAGLAAATVLAKEGYAVTILEKNDQPGGRARIWQQDGFTFDMGPSWYWMPDVFENYFALFHKHPSDFYELTRLDPGYRVYYGKDDVLDVPASMDALKNVFEQIESGSSKCLQEFLDQAEYKYRVGMGEYVFKPSHSVTEYFDFNLVKKSLSIQLLTSMSKHVRKYFKNPKLVKLLEFPVLFLGATPQNTPAMYSMMNYADLALGTWYPQGGMHEIVKAMVKMAESYGVVIKLNTEVTKIDITDGSVTSLQTTQGMLTANFVIAGADYEHVDQHLIDNAHQNYTGKYWDSRTMSPSSLLYYVGVNKRVDNIQHHNLFFDEDFELHAKEIYSEPQWPSKPLFYVSCTSKTDSTVAPEGCENLFFLMPLAPGLHDDETLREKYFSLMLDRFEAITGQSIRNNIVVKRSYAMNDFKADYHSFKGNAYGLANTLLQTAFLKPAMRAKKIKNMLYTGQLTVPGPGVPPALISGQVAAKEAIKMLKG; encoded by the coding sequence ATGAACAAACAACAGGTTATTGTTATAGGTGCAGGCTTTGCCGGCCTGGCAGCAGCTACCGTACTGGCGAAAGAAGGCTACGCGGTTACCATACTCGAAAAAAACGACCAACCTGGGGGCCGTGCCCGCATTTGGCAGCAAGACGGCTTTACTTTTGACATGGGTCCAAGCTGGTATTGGATGCCAGATGTTTTTGAAAACTACTTTGCCCTGTTCCATAAACATCCGTCAGACTTTTACGAACTTACCAGGCTCGACCCCGGCTATCGTGTTTATTATGGCAAAGATGACGTGCTGGATGTACCGGCAAGTATGGATGCTTTGAAGAATGTATTTGAGCAAATAGAGTCTGGCAGTAGCAAATGCCTGCAAGAGTTTTTGGACCAGGCCGAATACAAGTACAGGGTTGGTATGGGCGAATATGTGTTCAAACCTTCGCATTCGGTAACTGAATACTTTGATTTTAACCTGGTTAAAAAGAGCCTGAGCATACAGTTGCTTACCAGCATGAGCAAGCATGTGCGTAAGTACTTTAAAAACCCTAAACTGGTTAAGCTGCTCGAATTTCCCGTACTGTTTTTAGGTGCTACGCCGCAAAATACCCCAGCTATGTACAGCATGATGAATTATGCCGACCTAGCTTTGGGTACCTGGTACCCGCAGGGCGGTATGCACGAGATAGTGAAAGCCATGGTAAAAATGGCCGAGAGCTATGGTGTGGTTATTAAGTTAAATACAGAAGTTACCAAAATTGATATTACCGATGGCAGTGTTACCAGTTTGCAAACTACGCAAGGTATGCTTACCGCAAACTTTGTAATAGCCGGTGCCGATTATGAGCATGTTGACCAGCACTTGATAGATAATGCCCATCAAAATTATACCGGCAAATACTGGGACAGCCGTACCATGTCGCCCTCAAGTTTGCTTTACTATGTAGGTGTTAACAAACGGGTAGATAATATACAGCACCATAACCTGTTTTTTGACGAGGACTTTGAGCTGCATGCAAAAGAAATATACAGTGAACCGCAATGGCCAAGCAAACCTTTATTTTATGTATCGTGCACATCTAAAACCGACAGCACCGTAGCACCTGAAGGTTGTGAGAACCTGTTTTTTTTAATGCCTTTGGCGCCTGGCCTGCATGATGATGAAACCTTGCGCGAAAAATACTTCAGCCTGATGCTGGATAGGTTCGAAGCTATAACCGGCCAAAGTATTCGTAACAATATCGTAGTAAAGCGCAGCTACGCTATGAATGATTTTAAGGCCGATTATCATTCTTTTAAAGGTAATGCCTACGGTTTGGCTAACACGCTTTTGCAAACCGCATTCCTAAAACCAGCTATGCGTGCTAAAAAGATTAAAAATATGCTGTATACAGGCCAACTGACAGTACCCGGTCCGGGTGTGCCGCCGGCATTGATTTCGGGTCAGGTAGCGGCTAAAGAGGCCATAAAGATGCTTAAAGGTTGA
- a CDS encoding UBP-type zinc finger domain-containing protein, which produces METPKVCEHLAAIKEVKVAAKHVCEECVKQGDTWLHLRTCQTCGVTLCCDSSPNKHMTQHFHQTQHPVVSSAEQHEWWLWCYVDEDFVEY; this is translated from the coding sequence ATGGAAACTCCCAAAGTTTGTGAACACCTGGCCGCAATAAAAGAGGTTAAAGTGGCAGCTAAGCACGTTTGTGAAGAATGCGTTAAACAAGGCGATACCTGGCTGCACTTGCGTACCTGCCAAACCTGCGGCGTAACCCTTTGCTGTGATTCATCGCCCAATAAGCACATGACGCAGCATTTTCACCAAACACAGCACCCGGTGGTATCATCGGCAGAGCAGCATGAATGGTGGCTGTGGTGTTATGTAGATGAAGACTTTGTGGAGTATTAG